In Actinoplanes sp. NBC_00393, a single genomic region encodes these proteins:
- a CDS encoding PH domain-containing protein — MIDFSSPSVFKLNPCDPATIYPQVAPLLIPGEQLVVAFRTTRDFVVFTNKRLIAVNVQGMTGKKVDFTSLPYNKIQAFSVETAGSFDRDTELELWFSGLGKVRLEFKANADIRQLGQMIAGYVL; from the coding sequence GTGATCGACTTCTCCAGCCCATCCGTTTTCAAGCTCAACCCGTGCGATCCCGCCACCATCTATCCGCAGGTCGCGCCGCTGCTCATTCCCGGTGAACAGCTGGTCGTCGCCTTTCGGACGACTCGTGACTTCGTGGTCTTCACCAACAAGCGTCTGATCGCGGTCAATGTACAGGGCATGACCGGCAAGAAGGTGGACTTCACGTCGCTGCCGTACAACAAGATCCAAGCCTTCTCGGTCGAGACGGCAGGCAGCTTCGACCGGGATACCGAGCTGGAACTGTGGTTCAGCGGCCTCGGCAAGGTCCGCCTGGAGTTCAAGGCGAACGCTGACATCCGCCAGTTGGGTCAGATGATCGCCGGTTACGTCCTCTGA